In Chryseobacterium turcicum, a single window of DNA contains:
- a CDS encoding alpha/beta hydrolase family protein, producing MKIIKQINILLKNPETKDFLADAFYSDTDKKLPLVIFVHGYKGYKDWGSWNMMAKKFAEAGFFFVKFNFSHNGTTTENPHNFDDLEAFGNNNYSKELSDLNFVVDYFIKNPKIDGQKVVLIGHSRGGGISIIKTCEDERINGLITLASVDTLDRFPNPENLEKWKQDGAYYVENGRTKQQMPHYYQFFEDFKNNEHLFDVERSMEMAKAHVLIIHGTKDESVNVKHAEHLHILNPNSELYLIENANHTFGAKEPWEENQLPEKLNEVAEKCIDFINDKIVNDCRSL from the coding sequence ATGAAAATAATCAAACAGATTAATATTCTTCTTAAAAATCCTGAAACCAAAGATTTTCTTGCCGATGCATTTTATTCAGATACTGATAAAAAACTCCCTTTGGTTATTTTTGTTCACGGTTATAAAGGTTACAAAGACTGGGGCTCGTGGAATATGATGGCAAAAAAATTTGCGGAGGCAGGTTTTTTCTTCGTTAAATTTAATTTTTCTCATAATGGAACTACAACTGAAAATCCTCATAATTTCGACGATTTAGAAGCTTTTGGAAATAATAATTATTCGAAAGAACTGTCTGATTTAAATTTTGTGGTTGATTATTTCATTAAAAACCCAAAAATAGACGGTCAGAAAGTAGTTTTAATTGGTCACAGTAGAGGAGGAGGGATTTCTATTATTAAAACCTGCGAAGACGAAAGAATTAACGGGCTCATTACTTTAGCAAGTGTAGATACTTTAGACAGATTTCCTAATCCCGAAAATTTGGAAAAATGGAAACAAGATGGAGCGTATTACGTAGAAAATGGAAGGACAAAACAGCAAATGCCTCATTATTATCAGTTTTTTGAAGATTTTAAAAATAATGAACATCTTTTTGATGTAGAGCGCTCGATGGAAATGGCAAAAGCTCATGTTTTGATTATTCATGGGACAAAAGACGAAAGCGTAAATGTAAAACACGCAGAGCATCTTCATATTTTAAATCCAAATTCTGAATTATATCTCATTGAAAATGCAAACCATACATTTGGAGCCAAAGAACCTTGGGAGGAAAATCAATTACCAGAAAAATTGAATGAAGTTGCAGAAAAATGTATTGATTTTATTAATGATAAAATTGTCAACGACTGTCGGTCTTTATAA
- the hppD gene encoding 4-hydroxyphenylpyruvate dioxygenase, giving the protein MSTLTFAEKIAQAENFLPINGTDYIEFYVGNAKQAAHYYKTAFGFQSVAYAGPETGVRDRASYVLQQGKIRLILTTGLNSDSPINEHVKKHGDGVKVLALWVDDAYSAFEETTKRGGKPYLEPVTLTDEHGEVRMSGIYTYGETVHMFIERKNYTGPFMPGYQKWESAYQPEDAGLLYVDHCVGNVDWDRMVPTVEWYEKVMGFVNILSFDDKQINTEYSALMSKVMSNGNGFAKFPINEPAEGKKKSQVEEYLDFYEGEGVQHIAVATKDIIHTVTELKKRGVEFLSAPPEAYYELVPERVGHIDEDLKKLQDLGILIDHDEEGYLLQIFTKPVEDRPTLFFEIIERHGAQSFGAGNFKALFEALEREQEKRGNL; this is encoded by the coding sequence ATGTCAACATTAACATTTGCCGAAAAAATTGCTCAGGCAGAGAACTTTTTACCAATTAACGGTACAGATTATATCGAATTTTATGTGGGTAATGCAAAACAGGCGGCTCATTATTATAAAACAGCATTCGGTTTTCAGTCAGTTGCTTACGCAGGTCCTGAAACAGGAGTAAGAGATAGAGCATCATACGTTCTACAGCAAGGGAAAATAAGATTGATTTTAACGACAGGTTTAAACTCTGATTCTCCTATCAATGAGCATGTAAAAAAACACGGTGATGGTGTTAAAGTTTTGGCACTTTGGGTAGATGACGCTTATTCAGCTTTCGAAGAAACTACTAAAAGAGGTGGAAAGCCTTATTTAGAGCCAGTAACACTTACTGATGAGCATGGTGAAGTAAGAATGTCCGGAATTTACACGTACGGAGAAACTGTTCACATGTTTATCGAAAGAAAAAATTATACAGGTCCTTTCATGCCTGGTTACCAAAAATGGGAAAGTGCTTATCAGCCGGAAGATGCAGGTCTTTTATATGTTGACCACTGTGTAGGAAACGTAGATTGGGACAGAATGGTTCCTACTGTAGAATGGTACGAAAAAGTAATGGGGTTTGTAAACATCCTTTCTTTTGATGACAAACAAATCAATACAGAATATTCTGCTTTGATGTCTAAAGTAATGTCAAACGGAAACGGTTTTGCAAAATTCCCGATTAATGAGCCTGCAGAAGGTAAAAAGAAATCTCAAGTAGAAGAATATCTTGATTTCTACGAAGGTGAAGGTGTACAACACATTGCTGTTGCAACAAAAGATATCATTCATACAGTAACTGAATTGAAAAAAAGAGGAGTAGAATTCCTTTCTGCACCACCGGAAGCTTATTACGAATTGGTTCCTGAGAGAGTAGGTCACATCGATGAAGACCTTAAAAAACTTCAAGATTTAGGGATTTTGATTGATCATGATGAAGAAGGATACTTACTTCAGATTTTCACAAAACCAGTAGAAGACCGTCCTACTCTATTCTTCGAGATTATTGAAAGACATGGTGCACAAAGTTTTGGAGCAGGTAACTTCAAAGCATTATTCGAAGCATTAGAAAGAGAACAAGAAAAAAGAGGAAATCTTTAA
- a CDS encoding HipA family kinase — MLNLRTVTIQRYILPLREGGSLPALTEADDDFKYVLKFRGAGHGVKMLISEFLGGKITEALGLPIPELVFANLDVDFGRTEADEEIQDLLKNSEGLNLGLHYLSGSIAYDSSVKVDSLLASKIVWLDAFITNIDRTFKNTNLLMWHKELWVIDNGASFYFHHSWQNFDTAAKTPFKYIKDHVLLPQATQLDEADQFAHSVLNETLFREIVDLIPQDWLHWNDAEESPDEIREVYFNFLKTRLENSQIFINEAKNARG, encoded by the coding sequence ATGCTAAATTTAAGAACAGTTACCATACAGCGCTACATTCTTCCGCTTCGTGAAGGAGGCTCACTGCCTGCTTTAACAGAAGCAGATGATGATTTTAAATATGTTTTAAAATTTCGTGGCGCCGGTCATGGTGTGAAAATGTTGATTTCAGAATTTTTGGGAGGAAAAATTACCGAAGCTTTGGGTTTACCAATTCCGGAGCTGGTTTTTGCCAATCTTGATGTAGATTTTGGGAGAACCGAAGCCGATGAAGAAATTCAGGATTTATTAAAAAACTCCGAAGGTCTTAATTTAGGTCTTCACTATCTTTCGGGCTCTATTGCTTATGATTCGAGTGTAAAAGTAGATTCACTTCTGGCTTCAAAAATTGTTTGGCTGGATGCATTTATTACCAATATCGACCGTACTTTTAAAAACACCAATCTTTTGATGTGGCACAAAGAGCTTTGGGTAATTGATAATGGCGCTTCTTTTTACTTTCACCATTCGTGGCAGAATTTTGATACAGCTGCAAAAACACCTTTTAAATATATAAAAGACCATGTTTTACTTCCGCAGGCAACACAACTGGATGAAGCAGACCAATTTGCACATTCAGTTTTAAATGAAACATTATTCCGAGAAATTGTGGATTTGATTCCACAGGATTGGTTACATTGGAATGACGCCGAAGAAAGTCCGGATGAAATTCGTGAAGTGTACTTCAACTTTCTGAAAACCCGATTAGAAAATTCTCAAATCTTTATAAACGAAGCCAAAAATGCAAGAGGATAA
- a CDS encoding DUF3037 domain-containing protein, whose amino-acid sequence MQEDKIYEYAVIRLVPKVEREEFFNIGLVLFSKREKFIKVEFHLCPDKFKLMHNKLDYDDIIKNLESFKNIAEGKKEGGPIALLEIPDRFRWLTAVRSAVVQTSRPHPGKSKDLNQTFGKLFEELVK is encoded by the coding sequence ATGCAAGAGGATAAAATATACGAATACGCCGTAATACGTTTGGTTCCGAAGGTTGAAAGAGAAGAGTTTTTCAACATCGGATTGGTTTTGTTTTCAAAAAGAGAAAAATTTATTAAAGTAGAATTTCACCTCTGTCCCGATAAGTTTAAACTGATGCACAATAAACTGGATTATGATGATATCATTAAAAATCTGGAAAGTTTTAAAAATATCGCTGAAGGAAAAAAAGAAGGTGGCCCGATTGCTTTACTTGAAATTCCTGACAGATTCCGATGGTTAACCGCAGTGAGAAGCGCAGTTGTACAAACTTCAAGACCTCATCCAGGAAAATCGAAAGATTTAAACCAAACTTTTGGTAAACTTTTTGAAGAATTGGTAAAGTAA
- a CDS encoding flavin reductase family protein, with amino-acid sequence MKTVIPSEITPVQLQTIMQTAVSPRPIALASTVDKNGEINLSPFSFFNMFSTVPPILIFSPSRRVRDNTTKHTLENVLETSEVVIGTVNFPIVQQISLASTEYGDGVNEFIKSGLTMKDADLVQPKLIEECPVNFECKVLEVKSLGDQGGAGNLVICEVQKIHIREEYLNEEGNLDQKKLDMVARLGGNWYSRNNENNLFEVPKPLVTKGIGFDLLPNAIKLSKIFTGNDLGMLANVEILPSENCHDDENIHLEAQKLLLESKIEEAWKVLVK; translated from the coding sequence ATGAAAACAGTAATTCCATCCGAAATAACACCTGTACAACTACAAACAATCATGCAAACAGCCGTTTCGCCACGTCCGATTGCATTGGCTTCTACGGTTGATAAAAATGGGGAAATCAATTTGTCGCCGTTCAGTTTCTTTAATATGTTTAGTACTGTTCCTCCGATTTTGATTTTTTCACCTTCAAGAAGAGTTCGTGACAATACCACAAAACATACTTTGGAGAACGTTTTGGAAACTTCTGAAGTCGTAATCGGAACGGTAAACTTTCCGATTGTACAGCAGATTTCTTTAGCCTCAACAGAATATGGTGACGGAGTCAACGAATTTATCAAATCTGGATTGACGATGAAAGACGCTGATTTGGTACAGCCTAAATTGATTGAAGAATGCCCTGTTAATTTTGAATGCAAAGTTTTAGAGGTAAAATCTTTGGGAGACCAAGGTGGTGCAGGAAATTTAGTTATTTGTGAAGTACAGAAAATCCACATCAGAGAAGAATATCTGAATGAAGAAGGAAATTTAGACCAGAAAAAGCTTGATATGGTTGCGCGTCTTGGAGGAAACTGGTATTCTAGAAATAATGAGAATAATCTTTTTGAAGTTCCAAAACCATTGGTTACCAAAGGAATTGGATTCGATTTACTTCCAAATGCTATAAAACTCAGCAAAATCTTTACCGGAAACGATTTGGGAATGTTGGCGAATGTAGAAATTTTACCTTCTGAAAACTGTCATGATGACGAAAACATTCATCTGGAAGCGCAGAAACTATTGCTAGAAAGTAAAATTGAAGAAGCTTGGAAAGTTTTGGTTAAATAA
- the fahA gene encoding fumarylacetoacetase, whose amino-acid sequence MKSFVEYSSNSDFSIHNIPFGVAVFDKEFIGCATRIGDQIIDLATLYDLGFFDEIKDLDDNIFEAYTLNEFIELGKPVTNAVRLKIQELLLEGSILSKDEKTIEEAFYDVDQVKMMMPIHIPNYTDFYSSIEHATNVGKMFRDPANALLPNWKHLPVGYHGRASSIVVSGTEINRPKGQTKPADADKPVFGPSKQLDFELEMAFIVNKNTEMGESISTAEAEDAIFGMIIFNDWSARDIQAWEYVPLGPFLAKNFGSSASPWVVTLEALEPFKTTSPTQDPEVLDYLKFEGDKNYDINLEVYLQPENGEENLISESNYKHMYWNMAQQLAHHTVNGCNVEVGDLYASGTISGSDPKSFGSMLELTWRGQNPIALSNGEERKFINDNDTVTMKAWAEKDGVRVGFGEVAGKIIPTK is encoded by the coding sequence ATGAAATCATTTGTAGAATATTCATCTAATTCAGACTTTTCAATTCATAACATTCCTTTCGGAGTAGCGGTTTTCGATAAAGAATTCATAGGATGCGCCACAAGAATCGGAGATCAGATTATTGATCTTGCAACCTTGTACGACTTAGGATTTTTTGACGAAATTAAAGATCTTGATGATAATATTTTTGAAGCTTACACTTTAAATGAGTTTATAGAACTTGGGAAACCGGTTACCAATGCAGTACGTCTTAAAATACAGGAATTATTGCTTGAAGGTTCTATTTTGTCTAAAGATGAAAAAACAATCGAAGAAGCATTTTACGATGTAGATCAGGTAAAAATGATGATGCCTATTCACATTCCAAATTATACTGATTTTTACAGCAGCATCGAGCACGCAACCAATGTTGGGAAAATGTTCAGAGACCCTGCAAATGCATTACTTCCCAACTGGAAACACTTACCGGTAGGATATCACGGAAGAGCTTCATCCATTGTTGTTTCAGGAACAGAAATCAACCGTCCAAAAGGTCAGACAAAACCTGCTGATGCAGACAAACCAGTTTTCGGACCATCAAAACAACTTGATTTTGAATTGGAAATGGCATTTATCGTTAACAAAAATACCGAAATGGGGGAAAGCATCTCTACAGCAGAAGCTGAAGACGCTATTTTCGGAATGATTATTTTCAATGACTGGTCAGCAAGAGACATTCAGGCTTGGGAATATGTTCCACTAGGACCATTTTTGGCGAAAAATTTCGGTTCATCAGCATCTCCATGGGTTGTGACTCTTGAAGCTTTAGAGCCTTTCAAAACGACTTCTCCTACTCAAGACCCTGAAGTTTTAGATTATTTAAAATTTGAAGGTGACAAAAATTACGATATCAATCTTGAAGTTTATTTACAGCCTGAAAATGGTGAAGAAAACCTAATTTCTGAAAGCAACTACAAACATATGTACTGGAATATGGCCCAACAGTTGGCTCATCACACCGTAAATGGTTGTAATGTAGAAGTGGGTGACCTCTACGCAAGTGGTACTATTTCAGGAAGCGACCCAAAATCTTTCGGCTCTATGCTTGAATTAACTTGGAGAGGACAAAACCCAATCGCACTTTCTAACGGTGAAGAAAGAAAATTCATCAATGATAACGATACCGTAACCATGAAAGCTTGGGCAGAAAAAGATGGCGTGAGAGTAGGTTTCGGTGAAGTAGCAGGAAAAATTATTCCAACAAAATAA
- a CDS encoding DUF4886 domain-containing protein, whose protein sequence is MKKSLLLLLLISFSFTIGQTTKKVFFVGNSYTYTNDLPELVKQIAVSTGDVLNYQTHAMGGATLKQHAQNQAVTSVINQGNWDYVVLQEQSQIPSFPNSYIQSEMHPYAKQLAELTKNMNACGNPIFFMTWGYKTGDATNCANGNTPACTYEGMDDLIYNRYMDMAQINEGLISPVGKVWRAIRQQQPSMELYSSDGSHPSYLGSMAAAYTFYTILFKKNPELAPFNGNLTATESQAIKSIVKNTVYDNLNTWFIGANDVASKFNYQTVGNSTVQFTNTTQNATTFAWAFGDGSTSALENPTHTYLATGNYQVTLTTNACGINSTKAKSVTINNLGTQEDKINLVQIYPNPAQNFINIITNKNLSVISLSDASGRVLKHDFKKTENGYTIPLHHVITGTYFLKYKIGEKEYTKKIIKK, encoded by the coding sequence ATGAAAAAATCATTACTCCTTTTATTATTAATTTCATTCTCTTTCACCATCGGGCAGACTACAAAAAAAGTTTTTTTTGTAGGAAACAGCTACACGTACACCAATGATTTACCCGAATTGGTAAAGCAAATTGCAGTTTCTACCGGAGATGTATTAAATTACCAAACTCATGCAATGGGAGGCGCTACACTAAAGCAACATGCACAAAACCAAGCAGTAACCTCAGTCATTAATCAAGGCAATTGGGATTATGTCGTCTTGCAGGAACAGAGCCAAATTCCGTCATTTCCAAATAGCTATATACAGTCAGAAATGCACCCGTACGCCAAACAACTTGCGGAACTTACCAAAAACATGAATGCTTGTGGAAACCCAATATTCTTTATGACTTGGGGTTATAAAACCGGTGATGCTACAAATTGCGCCAACGGAAATACTCCTGCGTGCACTTATGAAGGTATGGACGACCTTATCTACAACCGATATATGGATATGGCACAAATAAACGAAGGTCTGATTTCTCCAGTTGGAAAAGTATGGAGAGCGATAAGACAGCAGCAACCTTCTATGGAATTATATTCCAGCGATGGCTCACATCCCAGCTATTTAGGGTCTATGGCAGCAGCTTATACGTTCTACACTATTTTATTTAAAAAGAATCCAGAATTGGCACCTTTCAATGGGAATTTAACTGCTACAGAATCACAGGCTATAAAAAGTATTGTAAAAAATACAGTCTATGACAACCTTAACACATGGTTTATCGGAGCCAACGATGTAGCTAGTAAATTTAATTATCAAACCGTAGGAAATTCTACAGTTCAATTTACAAACACTACCCAGAATGCTACGACTTTTGCATGGGCTTTCGGAGATGGAAGTACCTCTGCTTTAGAAAACCCTACCCATACGTATCTTGCTACCGGAAACTACCAAGTAACACTTACGACCAACGCTTGCGGAATAAATTCTACCAAAGCAAAATCTGTTACCATTAATAATCTGGGAACTCAGGAGGATAAAATCAATTTGGTTCAAATCTATCCTAATCCGGCTCAGAATTTTATCAACATTATTACTAATAAAAACCTGTCTGTTATTTCCTTATCAGATGCTTCTGGCCGTGTTCTCAAGCATGATTTCAAAAAAACAGAAAATGGCTATACCATCCCTTTACATCATGTAATCACTGGAACCTATTTTTTGAAATATAAAATCGGAGAAAAAGAATACACTAAAAAGATTATCAAAAAATAG
- a CDS encoding alpha/beta hydrolase, protein MRTFNSDSKNNRFLKSLFFLFLITISTLGFSQKQKSTLLFEHANVSENITYKTDESGKNIQLDIYRPKNVDQKKLPVVTYVHGGAWVEGDKVITADNYVENTILKLLEKNYVVISINYRLVSKDIHFPAPIQDTKDAIRWIRKNADQYFLDENNIGMWGVSAGAHLSLLSAYTQDTDFVGDAELSKYSAKVNYVVDNFGPTDMNRLLHTRAPKPLLLTVGLISKKIIDIRTNLANGISGYDIKTERKKVIEVCETISPLNYTQNTVPTLILHGNKDKIAPIRHSKRLNKMLKKAKTTHELIIVKKGNHGFHTTDKTYQNELNDAMVNFILSQERVNFIHH, encoded by the coding sequence ATGAGAACATTCAACTCAGATTCAAAAAATAATAGGTTTTTAAAAAGCCTATTTTTTTTATTCCTAATAACAATTTCTACGCTTGGATTTTCGCAAAAGCAGAAAAGCACTCTTCTTTTTGAGCATGCCAATGTTTCAGAAAATATCACTTATAAAACTGATGAAAGCGGAAAAAATATACAGCTCGATATCTATCGTCCTAAAAATGTTGACCAAAAGAAACTTCCAGTCGTAACCTACGTTCATGGTGGCGCTTGGGTAGAAGGCGATAAAGTAATCACCGCTGATAATTATGTAGAAAATACTATTTTAAAACTTTTAGAAAAAAACTATGTCGTAATAAGCATCAATTACCGTTTGGTTTCTAAAGACATTCATTTTCCGGCACCTATTCAAGATACGAAAGATGCTATACGATGGATTAGAAAAAATGCTGACCAATATTTTCTTGATGAAAACAATATCGGAATGTGGGGCGTTTCTGCAGGAGCTCACCTTTCGCTTTTGAGTGCTTATACACAAGACACTGATTTTGTAGGAGATGCTGAGCTTTCAAAATATTCTGCAAAAGTAAATTATGTCGTTGATAATTTCGGACCAACCGATATGAATAGACTTCTTCATACTCGTGCTCCCAAACCTCTTTTACTGACGGTAGGTTTAATTTCGAAAAAAATCATCGACATCAGAACCAATCTTGCCAATGGCATAAGCGGTTATGACATTAAAACAGAAAGAAAAAAAGTCATAGAAGTTTGCGAAACTATTTCTCCACTTAATTATACCCAAAATACCGTCCCTACTCTTATTCTTCATGGGAACAAAGACAAAATAGCTCCTATCAGACATTCCAAAAGGCTCAATAAAATGCTAAAAAAAGCGAAAACAACTCATGAATTGATTATTGTAAAAAAAGGAAACCACGGTTTTCATACTACCGATAAAACGTATCAAAATGAGCTCAACGATGCAATGGTTAATTTTATTCTGTCACAAGAAAGAGTAAATTTCATTCATCATTAA
- a CDS encoding acetyl-CoA hydrolase/transferase family protein, with product MYNYISAEEAVYTVKSGNRVFFHGSACTPNYLIDELARQSHRLDKVEMVSITQQGNVEVAKPEYKDKFFINSLFVSTPVRDAVNSERGDFVPVFLSEIPILFRKNILPLDVAFITVSPPDKHGFCTLGTSVDIARAAVDTAQTIVAIVNPLMPRTHGDGMIHISKIHKLVWHEEELPTVDYGAKVGPDEMLVGKNVAELIDDRSTLQMGIGTIPDAVLKCLGNHKDLGVHTEMLSDGVIDLIQNDVINNKYKGYNDNKMITSFCFGTRKLYDYVDDNTVFSFDDVSTVNFPINIMRNHKMVAINSAIEIDLTGQVCADSIGTMQYSGIGGQMDFMRGAALSEEGKPIIAITSRTKKGISRIVPFLKQGAGVVTTRGHIHWVVTEYGSVYLYGKNLRQRAQELISIAHPDDREMLERAAHERFKQ from the coding sequence ATGTACAATTATATAAGTGCAGAAGAAGCTGTCTACACAGTAAAAAGCGGAAACCGCGTGTTTTTTCATGGAAGTGCGTGTACTCCGAATTATTTAATTGATGAATTGGCGAGGCAATCACACCGACTTGATAAAGTAGAAATGGTTTCCATTACACAGCAAGGAAATGTGGAAGTTGCAAAACCTGAATACAAAGATAAATTTTTCATCAACTCGTTATTCGTTTCTACACCAGTTCGTGATGCAGTAAATTCTGAAAGAGGTGATTTTGTCCCTGTTTTTTTAAGTGAAATCCCAATTCTTTTCAGAAAAAACATTTTACCGCTTGATGTAGCCTTTATTACGGTTTCTCCTCCTGACAAACATGGTTTCTGTACACTGGGAACTTCTGTAGATATTGCAAGAGCTGCAGTAGATACTGCTCAAACAATTGTTGCAATCGTTAATCCTTTGATGCCGAGAACGCATGGCGACGGAATGATTCACATCAGCAAAATTCATAAACTGGTTTGGCATGAAGAAGAGCTTCCAACCGTTGACTATGGTGCAAAAGTAGGTCCTGACGAGATGTTGGTAGGTAAAAATGTTGCCGAACTAATTGACGACCGCTCTACTCTTCAAATGGGAATAGGAACGATTCCTGATGCGGTTTTAAAATGTTTAGGAAATCACAAAGACTTAGGTGTACACACCGAAATGTTGAGCGATGGAGTGATCGATTTAATTCAAAATGACGTTATTAACAACAAATATAAAGGATACAACGACAATAAAATGATTACAAGTTTCTGTTTCGGGACAAGAAAACTGTATGACTATGTAGATGATAACACAGTATTTTCTTTCGATGATGTAAGTACGGTAAATTTCCCAATCAACATTATGAGAAATCATAAAATGGTTGCCATCAATTCTGCTATTGAAATTGATTTGACTGGGCAGGTTTGTGCAGATTCTATCGGAACGATGCAGTATAGTGGAATCGGCGGACAAATGGATTTTATGAGAGGTGCCGCTTTAAGTGAAGAAGGAAAACCCATTATCGCTATCACTTCAAGAACAAAAAAAGGAATTTCCAGAATCGTTCCTTTCCTGAAACAAGGAGCAGGAGTTGTAACCACGAGAGGCCATATTCATTGGGTGGTAACAGAATATGGAAGTGTTTATCTATACGGAAAAAATCTTCGCCAAAGAGCTCAGGAGCTTATCAGCATTGCACATCCTGATGACCGAGAAATGCTGGAAAGAGCAGCTCATGAGAGGTTTAAACAATAA
- a CDS encoding GxxExxY protein gives MITQKFINDISYKVVGACIEVHKLAGPGLYEEVYHQCLEKEFNLIGLKYKSELEIPFSYKGEKVNCKLKCDFLIEDLIVLELKSVSEIHPIHKAQTMNYMNLLKVPRAILVNFNVINIYHEGYEAFASKLFKELPRE, from the coding sequence ATGATTACACAAAAATTCATCAATGATATTTCATATAAGGTCGTAGGAGCTTGTATTGAAGTTCATAAATTGGCAGGGCCAGGTCTTTATGAAGAAGTGTATCATCAATGCTTAGAAAAAGAATTTAATTTGATAGGTTTAAAATACAAAAGTGAACTTGAAATTCCATTTTCATATAAGGGAGAAAAAGTAAATTGTAAATTAAAATGTGATTTCTTAATTGAAGATTTAATTGTTTTAGAATTAAAATCAGTGTCAGAAATTCATCCAATTCATAAAGCACAAACCATGAATTATATGAATTTACTAAAAGTTCCTAGAGCAATTTTAGTAAACTTCAATGTTATAAATATTTATCATGAAGGTTACGAAGCCTTTGCTTCCAAACTTTTCAAAGAACTCCCAAGAGAATGA
- a CDS encoding leucine-rich repeat domain-containing protein — translation MTKLDLSGQKLKVFPKEILELKNLKKLNLSNNLLKEIPKEIENLKFLETLDISNNRIENIYAKVFKLKKLKILNLNNNKIKSLPQQINNLNGLVSLHLANNFIEFLPNELFSVYSLRELDLSRNKIKILSPKIENLSNLRKLWLNYLILEQFPERELKRMNSLLAIYCYGKIETNPIIQKTFSDLSKIKGNSLANLKFLETQKEILKDLKDMNVQSELFNNKIFISYSHQDKYWLNRIKTHLNVLKHSLNIEIDVWDDEKLMTGDDWEEKINESLNNAGIAIFVISTDFLASEFITKKEVPIILENAKKKGVKIMPIIVEPCLFTDSILSKYQAANPPSESLGSLQKAKAESYLLHLTKDIKKILLKS, via the coding sequence ATGACAAAACTTGATTTATCTGGGCAGAAATTAAAAGTTTTTCCAAAAGAAATTTTAGAATTGAAAAATTTAAAAAAATTAAATTTGTCTAATAATCTTCTTAAAGAAATACCTAAAGAAATTGAAAATCTTAAATTTTTAGAAACATTAGATATTTCTAATAATCGGATAGAGAATATTTATGCAAAAGTATTTAAATTGAAAAAATTAAAAATTTTAAATTTAAATAACAATAAAATAAAATCTTTACCACAACAAATCAACAACTTAAATGGTTTAGTAAGTCTCCATTTAGCTAATAATTTTATCGAATTTTTACCCAATGAATTGTTTTCAGTGTATTCTTTAAGAGAATTAGATTTAAGCAGAAATAAAATAAAAATTTTATCACCAAAAATTGAAAATTTATCTAACTTAAGAAAATTATGGTTAAACTATCTTATTTTGGAGCAATTTCCAGAAAGAGAATTGAAAAGAATGAATAGTCTTTTGGCTATATATTGCTATGGAAAAATTGAAACCAATCCCATTATACAAAAAACATTTTCAGATCTCTCTAAAATTAAAGGAAATTCTTTAGCGAATTTAAAATTTTTAGAAACACAGAAAGAAATACTTAAAGATTTAAAAGACATGAATGTGCAATCCGAACTTTTTAATAATAAAATATTTATTAGTTACTCTCATCAAGATAAATATTGGTTAAACAGAATTAAAACCCATCTCAATGTACTTAAACATTCTTTAAATATTGAAATAGATGTTTGGGATGATGAAAAACTTATGACAGGTGATGATTGGGAGGAAAAAATTAATGAATCTTTGAATAATGCTGGAATTGCTATTTTCGTAATTTCTACAGATTTTTTAGCTTCTGAATTTATCACGAAAAAAGAGGTGCCAATTATTTTAGAGAATGCAAAGAAAAAAGGAGTTAAAATAATGCCAATAATTGTAGAACCTTGTCTTTTTACAGATTCTATTTTAAGCAAGTATCAAGCTGCTAATCCACCAAGTGAATCATTAGGGTCTTTACAGAAAGCAAAAGCGGAAAGTTACTTATTACATTTAACGAAGGATATAAAAAAAATTCTTTTAAAAAGTTAG